In the Candidatus Binatia bacterium genome, one interval contains:
- a CDS encoding alpha/beta hydrolase yields the protein MAELGLGDRLALCLHGFPECWYPWRYQMPLLAELGFRVWAPDLRGYGGSVRPPRVQDYAIECSQHDVCTLVDASRCEATLLLGHDWGALIAWYFAMRWLRPLDGLVILNLPHPGVMERALWGKQLLRSWYVLFFQLPWLPEWALAAFDFLAIRQAFIRMSRNPARFPPEVVGVYLQYAAIPGALTAMLNYYRALLRGSASWGILKSRFPP from the coding sequence GTGGCAGAACTGGGACTAGGGGATCGACTCGCCCTATGTCTGCACGGCTTTCCGGAGTGCTGGTACCCCTGGCGGTACCAAATGCCGTTGCTGGCCGAGCTTGGTTTTCGGGTCTGGGCACCAGACCTGCGAGGCTACGGGGGGAGTGTTCGCCCACCGCGGGTTCAGGACTATGCGATTGAATGCTCGCAGCACGACGTTTGCACTCTCGTCGATGCGAGCCGCTGCGAGGCAACATTGCTCTTAGGCCATGACTGGGGTGCGCTGATCGCTTGGTACTTTGCCATGCGCTGGCTTCGCCCTCTGGACGGCCTGGTGATCCTAAACTTGCCCCATCCTGGGGTGATGGAGCGCGCCCTCTGGGGAAAACAACTTCTTCGCTCGTGGTACGTATTATTTTTCCAGTTACCTTGGCTACCGGAGTGGGCTCTTGCCGCGTTTGACTTTCTGGCGATTCGCCAGGCTTTCATCCGGATGAGCCGCAACCCAGCGCGATTTCCACCCGAAGTCGTCGGTGTTTACCTTCAGTATGCGGCGATCCCGGGTGCCCTGACCGCCATGCTGAATTACTACAGGGCGTTGCTACGCGGCAGCGCAAGTTGGGGTATCCTCAAATCGAGGTTCCCACCCTGA